Proteins co-encoded in one Bacteroidales bacterium genomic window:
- a CDS encoding M3 family metallopeptidase, whose amino-acid sequence MKRMLFMAVAAATIVLAACNSANQKTDTDMNPFLTAYNTPYDVPPFDRINNDHFLPAIQKGVEEQQAEIAAIVDNAEPADFHNTIEALDASGMLLRQVTTVFGNLQSANTSEELQQLAKEAAPLTSKNYDDIMLNQELFDRVAAVYANRDDLDLTTEQKTLLDKTYKRFSRNGAALDDTQKDRLRKINEELSLLSLQFDENLLAETNGFQHFVTNEADLAGLPENVKNAAAEAAAEAGQSGKWLFNVHKPSLIPLLQYADNRDLRQKMFEAYINRGDNNNNYDNKKILTRQASLRVERANLLGYPTHAHYVLEENMAHTPDQVYALLDEVLVPARTMAQKEAVELQKMIDAEGNSFELQPWDWWYYAEKLKMQKYDLDEEQLRPYFELTNVRNGMFEVAGNLYGIKFEKVEGIPVYHPDVQTYAVNEANGEPVGLLYMDFYPRASKGGGAWMTSYRKQYKTDGENVTPVISMVMNFSKPTGGKPALLSFDEVTTMFHEFGHALHGLLSDCNYITLSGTSVPRDFVELPSQVMENWAAEPEVMKSYAHHYETGEVIPDALIAKIQNAGKFNQGFTTTEYLAACYLDLNWHTLETTDEQDAIAFENAAMQKINMPKQIVVRYRSPYFAHVFAGGYSAGYYGYLWAEVLDADAFEAFKETSLFDAETAAAFRHNVLEKGGTDDPMTLYQNFRGKAPQKEPMLKRKGLI is encoded by the coding sequence ATGAAACGAATGCTTTTTATGGCTGTGGCTGCCGCAACAATCGTTCTTGCCGCCTGCAACAGCGCCAACCAAAAAACTGACACCGACATGAATCCTTTTCTCACTGCCTACAACACGCCTTACGATGTGCCACCGTTCGATCGCATCAACAACGATCATTTTCTGCCGGCTATTCAAAAAGGTGTAGAAGAACAACAAGCTGAAATTGCCGCTATCGTTGACAATGCCGAACCTGCCGATTTTCACAACACCATCGAAGCGCTCGATGCCAGTGGCATGCTGCTGCGCCAGGTAACTACCGTCTTTGGAAACCTGCAGTCGGCCAACACCAGCGAAGAGCTGCAACAACTCGCCAAAGAAGCTGCGCCGCTCACTTCCAAAAACTACGACGACATCATGCTCAACCAGGAGTTGTTCGACCGTGTGGCTGCCGTTTATGCTAACCGCGATGACCTCGACCTGACGACAGAACAAAAGACGCTGCTGGATAAAACCTACAAGCGTTTCAGCCGCAATGGCGCAGCCCTCGACGATACCCAAAAAGATCGTCTTCGCAAAATCAATGAGGAGCTTTCGCTGCTCTCGCTGCAATTCGACGAAAACCTGCTGGCCGAAACCAATGGATTTCAACATTTCGTAACGAATGAAGCAGACCTCGCCGGGCTTCCCGAAAATGTAAAAAATGCCGCCGCCGAAGCTGCTGCCGAAGCAGGACAATCCGGCAAATGGCTTTTTAACGTCCATAAGCCCAGCCTGATACCTTTGCTACAATATGCCGACAACCGCGACCTGCGCCAAAAGATGTTTGAAGCTTACATCAACCGTGGCGACAACAACAACAATTACGACAACAAGAAAATCCTGACCCGTCAGGCTTCCCTACGTGTAGAACGCGCCAATTTGCTGGGCTATCCTACCCACGCCCATTATGTGCTCGAGGAAAATATGGCCCACACCCCCGACCAGGTATATGCGTTGCTGGATGAGGTGCTGGTGCCTGCCCGCACCATGGCGCAAAAAGAAGCCGTTGAGCTGCAGAAGATGATCGATGCCGAAGGCAACAGTTTTGAGCTGCAACCGTGGGATTGGTGGTATTATGCTGAGAAACTGAAGATGCAGAAATATGATCTCGACGAAGAGCAACTGCGCCCTTATTTTGAGCTTACCAACGTGCGCAACGGCATGTTTGAAGTAGCCGGAAATCTCTATGGTATAAAATTTGAAAAAGTGGAAGGCATTCCCGTTTATCATCCCGACGTGCAGACCTATGCCGTTAACGAAGCCAATGGTGAGCCGGTGGGTTTGTTGTACATGGATTTTTATCCGCGTGCCTCCAAAGGCGGCGGTGCCTGGATGACCTCCTATCGCAAACAGTACAAAACCGATGGCGAAAACGTAACCCCGGTTATCTCGATGGTAATGAACTTTTCCAAGCCTACCGGCGGCAAACCCGCACTGCTGAGCTTCGACGAAGTCACAACGATGTTTCATGAGTTTGGCCACGCACTGCACGGACTTTTGAGCGATTGCAATTATATTACCCTTTCGGGGACGTCGGTGCCACGCGACTTTGTGGAGCTCCCTTCGCAGGTGATGGAAAACTGGGCTGCCGAACCCGAAGTGATGAAAAGTTATGCCCATCATTACGAAACCGGCGAAGTGATTCCCGACGCGCTTATCGCAAAGATTCAAAATGCAGGTAAATTCAACCAGGGCTTTACTACCACGGAATATCTCGCTGCCTGTTACCTCGACCTCAACTGGCATACACTCGAAACCACCGACGAACAGGATGCTATTGCTTTCGAAAACGCTGCCATGCAAAAGATAAATATGCCCAAACAAATTGTGGTTCGCTATCGTTCGCCATATTTTGCACACGTGTTTGCCGGCGGCTACTCCGCAGGTTATTACGGCTATCTCTGGGCCGAAGTTCTGGATGCCGACGCCTTTGAAGCTTTTAAAGAAACCTCACTCTTCGATGCCGAGACCGCAGCAGCATTCCGCCACAACGTACTCGAAAAAGGCGGCACCGACGACCCGATGACTTTATACCAGAACTTCCGTGGCAAGGCGCCACAAAAAGAACCAATGCTCAAGCGCAAAGGTTTGATATAG
- a CDS encoding oligosaccharide flippase family protein yields MKKKFLSNLILLMVLNLMVKPFWLLGIDRTVQNVVGAEDYGFYYVIFNFSFLFNILLDFGITNYNNRNIAQHNQLLNKHFSGIVIIKLLLAVVYAVVTFSVAFLIGFNSHQLAILGVLCFNQFLLSFILYLRSNISGLLMFRTDSFLSILDRVLMIIICGALLWGHITTEPFRIEWFVYAQTVSYVFTAIFALVIVVRKAAFRHLSWNLAFFVIIIKKSLPFALLVMLMAFYNRIDPVMIERLLPKAIGEEQVGIYASAYRLLDAGNMIAFLFAGLLLPLFSRMLKYNESVLQIVKLAFSLLIVLSTVVAFASYSYATELMQLMYHAHVEESARVFSILMFGFIAISSSYVFGTLLTASGNLKLLNIIAASGMAINLTINFLLVPRLLAEGSAWASVITQFTTSILQIWFASRLFRWKPDRKYLLSLAAFVAGVGALAYFTPHFSDSWMINIVSMGIGSVLLAALLKLLDIKNFISILKSDEAHY; encoded by the coding sequence ATGAAAAAGAAGTTTCTCTCTAACCTTATTCTGTTGATGGTGCTCAATCTGATGGTGAAGCCATTCTGGTTGCTGGGCATCGACCGTACGGTACAAAACGTTGTGGGTGCAGAGGATTACGGCTTTTACTACGTCATCTTCAACTTCTCCTTCCTTTTCAATATTCTGCTCGATTTCGGCATTACCAACTACAACAACCGAAACATAGCGCAGCACAACCAGTTGCTGAACAAGCATTTTTCAGGTATCGTCATCATCAAACTGCTGCTGGCGGTGGTGTACGCGGTGGTAACTTTTTCGGTGGCCTTTCTCATCGGGTTTAATTCGCATCAGTTGGCGATTCTCGGGGTGCTGTGTTTCAATCAGTTTTTGCTGTCGTTTATTCTCTATCTGCGCAGCAACATCTCGGGGTTGCTCATGTTTCGTACCGACAGCTTTCTTTCGATCCTCGATCGTGTGCTAATGATCATCATCTGTGGCGCGCTGCTTTGGGGGCACATCACCACGGAGCCATTCCGCATCGAGTGGTTTGTGTATGCACAAACGGTTTCGTATGTATTTACTGCGATTTTCGCATTAGTGATTGTAGTACGAAAGGCGGCCTTCCGACACTTGAGCTGGAACTTAGCCTTTTTCGTTATTATCATCAAAAAAAGCCTTCCGTTTGCTTTGCTGGTGATGCTGATGGCTTTTTACAACCGCATCGATCCGGTGATGATAGAGCGGCTGCTTCCAAAAGCTATCGGGGAAGAGCAGGTGGGCATCTATGCTTCGGCTTACCGTCTGCTGGATGCAGGCAATATGATCGCATTTTTGTTTGCCGGACTGCTGCTGCCGCTCTTTTCGCGCATGCTCAAATACAACGAGTCGGTGCTACAGATTGTTAAGCTGGCGTTTAGTTTGCTCATCGTGCTTTCCACAGTGGTTGCGTTTGCTTCCTACAGCTATGCCACAGAGCTGATGCAACTGATGTATCATGCGCATGTAGAAGAGTCGGCCAGGGTGTTCAGCATTTTAATGTTTGGATTTATAGCAATTTCATCCTCTTATGTTTTCGGCACTTTGCTCACGGCCAGCGGCAATTTGAAGCTCCTTAACATTATTGCAGCCAGCGGTATGGCCATCAACCTTACCATCAACTTTCTGTTGGTGCCACGTCTGCTGGCCGAAGGGTCGGCCTGGGCAAGTGTGATTACGCAATTTACCACTTCGATCCTGCAGATTTGGTTTGCTTCGCGTCTTTTCCGATGGAAACCTGACCGCAAATATTTGCTTAGCCTGGCAGCATTTGTAGCTGGGGTAGGAGCGCTTGCTTATTTTACACCCCATTTCTCGGATAGCTGGATGATAAACATTGTAAGCATGGGAATTGGCTCGGTGTTGCTGGCTGCATTGTTGAAATTGCTTGATATTAAAAACTTTATTTCAATACTAAAAAGCGACGAAGCTCATTATTAA
- a CDS encoding O-antigen ligase family protein, with amino-acid sequence MTEKVKTYWVYGISLLFIVLNAVLIVHEFYWALLVPLVAVLLLMYIFSLDKLLLFIVFATPLAINIESIEANLGISLPTEPLMFGVLIFFIVKIFGGFPYDRRVMRHPLTLAILLNLAWILITTFTSELPVVSIKFLMARLWFVIPFYFVAVILFRKFSNTKRFIWLYVIGLMIVIGYTLVRHAQFGFTEVSGHWVMTPFYNDHTAYGAAIAMFIPFIFGFIFDKSYSFSVRATTLIVFLVLMAAIILSYSRAAWVSVIVALIVYFIVLLKIKFKWLLTTFVILLVAFFSFQHQILEVLERNEQDSSTDFVEHVQSIYNISSDASNLERINRWQAGLRMFRERPFLGWGPGTYQFLYAPFQRSKEKTIISTNAGDLGNAHSEYIGPMAEQGLPGLLTLLLVLGIGIYTGLKVYHRATNPEVRLMALLSVLALIAYFVHGFLNNFLDTDKASVPVWGFFAIILALDLYHTDEKRDVY; translated from the coding sequence TTGACTGAAAAAGTAAAAACATATTGGGTCTACGGCATCAGCCTTTTGTTTATCGTGCTTAATGCGGTGCTCATAGTGCATGAGTTTTACTGGGCTTTGCTGGTACCACTGGTGGCTGTGTTGCTGCTGATGTATATTTTTTCGCTCGACAAGCTTTTGCTGTTCATCGTTTTTGCTACACCCTTGGCTATCAACATCGAAAGTATCGAAGCCAACCTTGGGATTTCGTTGCCCACAGAGCCATTGATGTTTGGCGTGCTCATTTTTTTTATTGTAAAGATTTTCGGAGGGTTCCCTTACGACCGCCGGGTGATGCGCCATCCGCTTACTCTGGCCATACTGCTCAATCTTGCCTGGATTCTCATCACCACTTTTACCAGTGAGCTGCCTGTAGTGAGCATTAAGTTTTTAATGGCGCGACTGTGGTTTGTCATTCCGTTCTATTTTGTTGCTGTTATTTTGTTTCGCAAATTTAGCAACACCAAACGTTTTATCTGGCTCTACGTAATTGGCTTGATGATCGTAATCGGCTACACCCTTGTCAGACATGCGCAATTCGGTTTTACTGAGGTTTCAGGACACTGGGTGATGACGCCATTTTACAACGACCACACCGCCTATGGAGCAGCTATTGCCATGTTTATTCCATTTATCTTTGGATTTATCTTTGACAAGTCGTATAGTTTTTCGGTGCGTGCCACCACGTTGATAGTGTTCCTGGTTTTGATGGCGGCCATCATACTTTCTTATAGCCGCGCTGCCTGGGTAAGCGTCATTGTAGCATTGATAGTCTATTTTATTGTTTTGCTAAAGATCAAGTTCAAATGGTTGCTTACCACTTTTGTTATTTTACTGGTAGCCTTCTTTAGTTTTCAGCATCAGATTCTTGAAGTGCTGGAACGCAATGAGCAGGACTCTTCCACCGACTTTGTGGAGCACGTGCAGTCCATCTATAATATTTCGTCGGATGCCTCCAACCTGGAACGCATCAACCGCTGGCAGGCCGGCTTACGAATGTTTCGGGAGCGTCCGTTTTTGGGATGGGGGCCAGGTACCTACCAGTTTTTATATGCGCCGTTTCAGCGCAGCAAAGAAAAAACCATCATCAGCACCAACGCCGGCGACCTGGGCAATGCCCACAGCGAATACATAGGGCCAATGGCCGAACAGGGGCTGCCGGGATTGCTCACGCTGTTGCTCGTTCTGGGTATCGGCATCTATACCGGCCTCAAGGTGTACCACCGTGCCACCAATCCGGAGGTAAGGCTGATGGCGCTGCTAAGTGTGCTGGCACTTATCGCCTATTTTGTGCACGGCTTCCTCAACAACTTCCTCGACACCGACAAAGCCTCGGTTCCCGTGTGGGGATTCTTTGCCATCATTCTGGCGCTCGATCTCTACCACACCGACGAGAAACGCGATGTGTATTAA
- a CDS encoding choice-of-anchor Q domain-containing protein: MRQKSKISTFLYSYLLPTTYYLLFSILFLLSSSLSAAVLTVKQDGTGDYTTIQQAIDAAAFNDTVLVWPGTYYENLHINGKPLTLASLYLTTGDRQYVVQTIIDGSNVQKAVIDMNYLPAGTKGMICGLTIQNGNSRGNPEIYTFAGGGIVLYHADATVSDCVIQNNLSCTAGGGIAVWFSNLDLISTTIKNNTAYEYGGGVWAGGGDYINFDTIDLNNIYCNHSIKGNDICKHFEVECNFIKLDTFTVAQDQGYCMYNYHTNNAIPVYDYELQVNHAMINQVAADVYVSPDGDNTNSGLTPEEPLKNIWYAMTRIQPDTNNQRTIHVLPGTYSPSINDEIFPVNARSNSALIGVDKNTCVLDAEETWLHYSARRMTYNLEIKNLTLQNGSALINENYARCGSVQINDAVYNFLMENIVVKNCLGLDRSGALLHTYDKIRLRNVDFINNTGGRGVTSFYIEKQVTNDAISMQNCIAAYNRPYLDMYGSGGGIGITNSYTQLRPLITSNAGLLVAHNYCRDWWGGAEFLSSITVGARESRLSNITVAHNENENHLPGAYATWNNMTSYVYNSVFYGNEHPSIVLGVEPPLQTPGVLYLDYSLIELGLDDIWNRQNYNILHYGANNIEGNPLFTGTGEHPYQLQLTSPCIDAGTPMYQEGMEPPYIKNENGKHVLYFPNHDTLHLPATDLAGRARIQGGRIDMGAYEFGDVTPGIWQERPKYLGYPVKAIPNPMQQSTSIEFTLLAEGHLRLLVHSLEGHLINTLIDAQTTAGNFRVRWHADDSQQRKLPKGYYLVSVVLNGQVLDTVKVQKM; this comes from the coding sequence ATGAGACAGAAATCCAAAATATCAACTTTTCTATATTCCTACTTACTACCTACTACTTACTACTTACTATTTTCAATTCTCTTCCTGCTTTCTTCCTCCCTCTCTGCCGCTGTGCTCACCGTAAAGCAGGATGGCACGGGTGATTATACAACTATTCAGCAGGCTATCGACGCTGCCGCTTTCAACGACACGGTGCTGGTTTGGCCGGGTACCTATTATGAAAATCTGCACATCAACGGCAAACCCCTCACCCTTGCCAGTTTGTACCTTACCACTGGCGACCGGCAGTACGTGGTTCAAACCATCATCGATGGCAGCAATGTACAAAAAGCGGTGATAGACATGAATTACCTGCCCGCAGGTACAAAAGGTATGATCTGTGGGCTAACCATTCAAAATGGCAATTCACGTGGAAATCCGGAGATTTATACTTTCGCCGGAGGGGGGATTGTTTTGTATCATGCAGATGCAACTGTATCCGACTGTGTCATCCAAAATAATCTGTCATGTACAGCAGGTGGAGGAATTGCCGTATGGTTTTCTAATCTTGATTTAATTTCGACCACGATAAAAAACAATACAGCTTATGAATATGGCGGAGGAGTATGGGCCGGTGGGGGCGATTACATCAACTTCGACACCATCGATTTAAACAATATTTATTGTAATCATTCCATCAAGGGCAATGATATCTGCAAGCACTTTGAAGTTGAGTGCAACTTTATCAAGCTGGACACATTTACGGTTGCGCAGGATCAGGGATATTGTATGTATAATTATCATACCAACAATGCGATTCCGGTATATGACTACGAATTGCAGGTAAATCATGCCATGATCAATCAGGTAGCCGCCGACGTTTACGTAAGCCCTGACGGCGACAATACCAATAGCGGACTTACACCGGAAGAGCCTCTAAAAAATATCTGGTATGCAATGACCAGGATACAGCCTGATACCAATAACCAGCGTACGATCCATGTGCTGCCCGGAACCTATAGCCCGTCGATTAATGACGAAATATTTCCTGTTAATGCGCGCAGCAACTCCGCCTTAATTGGAGTGGATAAAAACACCTGCGTACTTGATGCCGAAGAGACCTGGCTACATTACAGTGCACGAAGGATGACATATAATTTAGAAATTAAGAACCTGACCCTGCAAAACGGCAGTGCCCTGATTAACGAAAACTATGCCCGTTGTGGTTCAGTACAAATAAATGATGCGGTTTATAATTTTTTGATGGAGAATATTGTAGTAAAAAATTGTTTGGGATTAGACAGGAGCGGCGCTCTTTTGCATACTTACGATAAAATCAGATTGAGAAATGTTGATTTTATTAATAATACAGGAGGGAGGGGGGTGACCTCTTTCTACATAGAAAAGCAAGTCACAAATGATGCTATTAGTATGCAAAATTGTATTGCTGCCTACAACAGACCTTATTTGGATATGTATGGTAGCGGGGGTGGTATTGGTATTACCAACAGTTATACTCAATTGAGACCACTAATTACAAGCAATGCAGGCTTGTTGGTTGCGCATAATTATTGTCGCGATTGGTGGGGTGGCGCCGAGTTTTTGAGTTCAATTACTGTCGGTGCAAGAGAAAGCAGGCTTTCCAATATCACCGTGGCGCACAACGAAAACGAGAACCATCTGCCGGGAGCTTATGCTACCTGGAACAACATGACCAGCTATGTGTATAATTCTGTTTTTTATGGCAACGAGCATCCCTCTATCGTTCTGGGGGTAGAGCCACCACTGCAGACGCCCGGCGTGCTTTATCTGGATTACTCCCTCATCGAGCTGGGTCTCGACGACATCTGGAATCGTCAGAATTACAACATCCTGCATTATGGCGCCAACAACATCGAAGGCAACCCGCTCTTTACCGGCACTGGAGAGCACCCTTACCAGTTGCAGCTCACCTCACCCTGTATAGATGCCGGCACGCCCATGTACCAGGAAGGCATGGAGCCGCCGTACATAAAAAACGAAAATGGGAAACATGTGCTTTACTTTCCTAACCACGACACGCTGCACCTTCCCGCCACCGACCTGGCCGGCAGGGCACGCATCCAGGGCGGAAGAATCGACATGGGCGCCTATGAGTTTGGCGACGTCACGCCGGGCATCTGGCAGGAGCGCCCCAAGTATCTTGGTTATCCTGTAAAAGCCATTCCCAATCCCATGCAGCAAAGTACCTCGATAGAGTTTACACTGTTGGCCGAAGGTCACCTGCGCCTACTTGTACATAGCCTCGAAGGCCACCTGATAAACACGCTGATAGATGCCCAAACCACAGCCGGAAACTTCCGCGTGCGCTGGCATGCCGACGATAGCCAACAACGCAAGCTGCCCAAAGGCTACTACCTGGTGAGTGTAGTGCTCAACGGGCAGGTGCTCGACACAGTGAAGGTGCAGAAGATGTGA
- a CDS encoding FlgD immunoglobulin-like domain containing protein, translating into MKHIHSLLFIMLMCCGWLPLSSQTCSLVSRSDTLAGGDVILTITDLGGTIIDKGLARPGFGFANDTVQINCTHASPPDNTVDVFADLIELPGTDGGFLPQDVLYNPHNGKYYIYGFRKVMVCNADLQPEQTIDICDVDNFLAFYSDYQQPMIAVNSSTNEVYCLTMLGELLALDAFHNKTQLVPPLQSGVVQRASLMYCSADASILYFMVVIGPDGTIKTVLNKYSLTDGAQNSAITNDVVAYDMTLLPMFIGYKISVATNHGIRMYNHNLSGLTVVAPEKSFDHLAAMNQHLFAHEKDTDKLDVYNAGGVVLYEIENTFSQIRFMLADAGHNRLYTAGYNPTGSGVNIIGKPLGNYSLLSTIAADNPYGLAQNPTQVLASGATDVLYIDKNTLSYTTQVSALMGQMYRIVANTAVGNACVVQPINGNALTFAPAQDKVIDIGGQVSATCRKGDKIYVAVHKYNQRGYILELNASSAKVIRKIQPAFDFNPVDIFCSDSSEIDNPNVYVAYVDMDDPDAMLKMMYFDVDHYTITNTTVALVGSKLDHLITPNQTIVLGCLTGTCAQDVFYFYDYSLNLKASPYLFDGCIHDFIYMSKGNTHYIAQVDYCGSKIRFFSDQGATCTLVNTTTLTHAQAAAYNASSQLLYCVNANAIGTIDPWNGFTLQTKSFNFPETVHSMFYNPNDHFVYGITTNLLMRFAGINVEPVVYNLPQLFTASTQLDDMVMDIDNNRFFLVSTGSGDPWVTTHVMMFDFMNDPEVIATGSYFKEHSFNAMFKTYQGKGQRLSFYPGKENLFCAGFITSNALFATTHAETRTLTGNWNWISFPCMPRLGNDPYSSQALLENLDPFPDYFKLITSVIGENYSLTYVFQNWNVDELPTLISTQGYKYFSSSSVVQNLPVHGTVLDPNTPIPLNAAYENWIGYFLEYPLDPQDAFAGVWNKLTRISTEHWTLILKDGVIVQGPSLDSPIRYGDGVIVTVKENCTLVWNNDASPGTPVDHPATDYYTYTKKADYVPFYFEMDSTDGIQEIALMVADSCVGAAVVRPGDSITEVNAYLAGMPSGEPITVETWSGFKSARLGSNDYSVVNRITGKRVSRTIYTGERQPYYVISFKSGESARCNAAVMLQPPSPNPFSHSVMCSFVLNEASNVTLSVYDMRGQRVATLMQGSYSEGFYEAAWNGGSPGGKTAPDGIYLIRLSANDQMIANEKVVLIR; encoded by the coding sequence ATGAAACATATTCACTCTCTTCTGTTCATTATGCTGATGTGCTGCGGATGGCTGCCGCTTTCATCGCAGACATGCAGCCTGGTTAGCCGCAGCGACACCCTGGCGGGCGGTGATGTGATACTGACCATCACCGACCTGGGTGGCACCATCATCGACAAAGGCCTGGCCAGGCCGGGATTCGGTTTTGCTAATGACACCGTGCAGATCAACTGCACCCATGCTTCACCCCCCGACAACACGGTGGATGTTTTTGCCGACCTGATAGAACTGCCCGGCACCGATGGCGGTTTCCTGCCGCAGGATGTGCTTTACAACCCACACAACGGGAAATATTACATCTACGGTTTCCGAAAAGTGATGGTGTGCAATGCTGATTTGCAGCCTGAGCAAACCATCGACATTTGTGATGTGGACAACTTCCTGGCTTTTTATTCTGACTACCAGCAGCCGATGATTGCTGTAAACAGCAGCACCAACGAAGTATATTGCCTCACCATGCTTGGCGAGTTGCTGGCGCTGGATGCCTTCCACAACAAGACGCAACTGGTGCCACCGCTACAAAGTGGCGTGGTGCAGCGCGCCTCGCTAATGTATTGCAGCGCCGATGCTTCGATACTTTATTTTATGGTGGTGATTGGTCCGGATGGAACTATCAAAACGGTGCTGAACAAGTATAGCTTAACCGATGGTGCGCAAAATTCTGCGATAACCAATGATGTTGTGGCCTACGATATGACATTGCTCCCTATGTTTATTGGTTACAAAATATCTGTAGCTACCAACCACGGCATCAGGATGTACAACCATAATCTCTCCGGGTTAACTGTTGTGGCGCCTGAGAAAAGCTTCGACCATCTTGCTGCCATGAACCAGCACCTCTTTGCCCACGAAAAAGATACCGACAAACTTGACGTTTACAATGCCGGAGGTGTTGTTCTGTATGAGATTGAAAACACCTTTAGCCAAATACGTTTTATGCTTGCCGATGCTGGCCACAACCGGCTCTACACTGCCGGTTACAACCCGACAGGTTCGGGCGTGAATATCATAGGGAAACCCTTGGGCAACTACAGCTTGCTATCGACCATTGCGGCTGACAATCCGTATGGCCTGGCGCAAAACCCGACGCAGGTATTGGCCAGCGGTGCAACGGATGTTTTGTACATCGACAAGAACACGCTGAGCTACACTACGCAGGTGTCGGCGCTGATGGGGCAAATGTACAGGATTGTTGCCAACACCGCCGTGGGCAATGCCTGCGTCGTTCAGCCTATCAACGGCAACGCGCTTACTTTTGCGCCGGCGCAGGATAAGGTGATCGATATTGGCGGGCAGGTGTCGGCTACCTGCCGCAAGGGCGACAAAATATACGTGGCTGTACACAAATACAACCAGCGGGGCTACATCCTGGAGCTGAATGCCTCGTCGGCAAAGGTGATACGCAAGATACAGCCGGCATTCGATTTTAATCCGGTTGACATATTTTGCAGCGACAGCTCTGAGATAGACAACCCCAACGTTTATGTGGCGTATGTGGATATGGACGATCCTGATGCTATGCTGAAGATGATGTATTTTGATGTAGATCACTACACCATTACCAACACCACGGTAGCTTTAGTTGGCAGTAAGTTGGATCATCTGATAACACCTAATCAAACCATTGTGCTGGGTTGCCTCACCGGAACCTGTGCACAGGACGTATTTTATTTCTATGATTATAGTCTGAACCTCAAAGCCTCACCTTACCTCTTCGACGGGTGCATCCATGATTTTATTTATATGAGCAAAGGCAACACGCACTATATTGCTCAGGTGGACTATTGCGGCAGTAAAATCAGGTTTTTCAGCGACCAGGGCGCAACCTGTACGTTGGTCAATACCACGACTCTTACCCATGCACAAGCAGCAGCTTACAATGCATCCTCTCAATTATTGTATTGTGTAAATGCCAATGCAATCGGAACGATCGATCCGTGGAATGGGTTTACCTTGCAGACGAAGTCTTTCAATTTTCCTGAAACGGTGCATAGTATGTTTTACAACCCAAACGATCATTTTGTGTATGGCATCACGACCAACCTGCTGATGCGTTTTGCGGGAATCAACGTGGAACCGGTTGTTTATAATCTCCCGCAGCTGTTTACGGCCAGCACGCAGCTTGATGATATGGTGATGGATATTGACAACAACAGGTTTTTTTTAGTCTCAACGGGTTCCGGTGATCCCTGGGTTACGACCCACGTTATGATGTTTGACTTTATGAACGATCCGGAGGTAATTGCTACAGGTTCTTATTTTAAAGAGCACTCTTTCAATGCTATGTTTAAGACATACCAGGGCAAAGGGCAACGCCTGAGTTTTTATCCCGGTAAGGAGAATTTGTTTTGTGCCGGCTTTATAACCAGCAACGCCTTGTTTGCTACTACCCACGCCGAAACGCGTACCCTCACCGGAAACTGGAACTGGATTTCTTTTCCGTGCATGCCCCGTTTGGGCAACGATCCGTATAGCTCGCAGGCACTGTTGGAAAATCTCGACCCATTCCCTGATTATTTTAAGCTAATTACAAGTGTGATCGGGGAAAATTATTCATTGACTTATGTATTTCAAAATTGGAATGTTGACGAATTGCCGACGCTAATAAGTACCCAAGGTTATAAATACTTTAGCAGCTCATCGGTTGTCCAGAATCTGCCGGTCCACGGCACGGTGCTCGATCCCAACACGCCCATCCCGCTCAACGCCGCTTACGAAAACTGGATTGGTTACTTCCTGGAATATCCGCTTGATCCGCAGGATGCCTTTGCAGGGGTGTGGAACAAGCTAACGCGCATCTCTACCGAGCACTGGACTTTGATACTAAAAGATGGTGTTATCGTGCAGGGTCCAAGTCTGGATTCGCCGATCCGTTACGGAGATGGTGTGATCGTAACCGTAAAAGAGAACTGCACGCTGGTATGGAACAACGATGCCAGCCCGGGTACTCCTGTAGATCATCCCGCCACCGACTATTACACCTACACCAAAAAAGCAGATTATGTTCCCTTTTATTTTGAAATGGACAGCACCGACGGCATTCAGGAGATAGCCCTGATGGTTGCCGACAGTTGCGTAGGCGCTGCCGTGGTGAGGCCCGGCGACAGCATTACCGAGGTAAACGCGTATTTGGCAGGCATGCCTTCAGGTGAACCCATCACAGTGGAAACCTGGAGCGGCTTTAAGTCGGCCAGGCTGGGCAGCAATGATTATTCGGTGGTGAACCGCATCACCGGTAAGCGCGTCAGCCGTACGATTTATACCGGCGAGCGGCAACCCTACTATGTCATCTCCTTTAAATCCGGCGAATCTGCACGCTGCAATGCGGCGGTGATGCTGCAACCGCCTTCGCCCAATCCTTTCAGCCATTCGGTGATGTGCAGCTTCGTGCTCAACGAGGCTTCCAACGTAACACTCTCTGTTTACGACATGCGCGGGCAGCGCGTAGCTACTCTGATGCAGGGGAGCTACAGCGAAGGCTTTTACGAAGCGGCCTGGAACGGCGGTAGCCCCGGCGGCAAAACCGCCCCCGATGGGATTTACCTCATCCGCCTTTCGGCAAACGACCAAATGATTGCAAATGAAAAAGTAGTGTTGATACGCTAA